One window from the genome of Variovorax sp. PAMC26660 encodes:
- a CDS encoding alpha/beta fold hydrolase: MIETFQRSLPNGTTLSCRAAGKPGQPLMVFLHGFPEAAFIWDELLDYFSDPVHGGYRCVAPNLRGFEKSSAPTEVAAYKPQLLIQDIQQLVATESADGTMAALVAHDWGGAFGWGYANAFPAQVGKLVIINSPHPGTFTRELRNSPAQQQASAYMHFLARPDAEALLAADDFKRMWPFFTLMKAGPDGFGWLTEEVKQKYREVWGAGLTGACNLYRVTPMKPPLPGQTIDGIPVLPRERLTVNVPTFVFWALDDAALLPGLLEGLDDYVPQLEIKKVPNATHWIVHEQPQLVAREIEAFLQRTQ; this comes from the coding sequence ATGATCGAGACCTTCCAACGCAGCCTGCCCAACGGCACCACCCTGAGCTGCCGCGCCGCCGGCAAGCCGGGCCAGCCGCTGATGGTGTTCCTGCACGGCTTTCCCGAAGCCGCGTTCATCTGGGACGAACTGCTCGACTACTTCTCGGACCCCGTCCACGGTGGCTACCGCTGCGTCGCGCCCAACCTGCGCGGCTTCGAGAAATCGAGCGCGCCGACCGAAGTGGCGGCCTACAAGCCACAACTGCTGATCCAGGACATCCAGCAGCTTGTCGCCACCGAAAGCGCCGACGGCACCATGGCCGCGCTGGTCGCCCATGACTGGGGCGGTGCCTTCGGCTGGGGCTATGCCAACGCCTTCCCGGCGCAGGTCGGCAAGCTGGTCATCATCAATTCGCCGCACCCGGGCACCTTCACGCGCGAGCTGCGCAACAGCCCCGCGCAGCAGCAGGCCAGCGCGTACATGCACTTCCTCGCGCGCCCCGACGCCGAGGCACTGCTCGCGGCCGACGACTTCAAGCGCATGTGGCCCTTCTTCACGCTGATGAAGGCCGGCCCGGACGGCTTCGGCTGGCTCACCGAAGAGGTGAAGCAGAAGTACCGCGAAGTCTGGGGCGCGGGCCTCACCGGCGCCTGCAACCTGTATCGCGTGACGCCAATGAAGCCGCCGCTGCCGGGCCAGACCATCGACGGCATTCCGGTGCTGCCGCGCGAACGGCTCACGGTGAACGTGCCGACCTTTGTGTTCTGGGCGCTCGACGATGCGGCGCTGCTGCCCGGCCTGCTCGAAGGACTCGACGACTACGTGCCCCAGCTCGAGATCAAGAAAGTGCCCAACGCCACCCATTGGATCGTGCACGAGCAACCGCAACTGGTGGCCCGCGAAATCGAGGCCTTCCTGCAGCGAACTCAGTAG
- the yihA gene encoding ribosome biogenesis GTP-binding protein YihA/YsxC, protein MPTPPRKSAAYPPRAAQPADPQVAERERVALGWLHTAHFLTSAPQLEHLPPVDLPEIAFVGRSNAGKSTAINTLTQQTRLAFASKTPGRTQHINLFGIGKQKVDDAVLADLPGYGYAAVPKEAKLRWQRVMGNYLMTRESLRGVVLMCDPRQGLTELDEILLDVIRPRVEQGLKFLVLLTKSDKLTRSEAAKVLSITRLNAGGGEVKLFSALKKQGVGEAAELLWRWVHPDGATTPATAPEPPATPEEA, encoded by the coding sequence ATGCCCACCCCGCCGCGCAAGTCCGCCGCCTACCCTCCCCGCGCGGCTCAGCCTGCGGATCCCCAAGTCGCCGAGCGCGAGCGCGTCGCGCTGGGCTGGCTGCACACCGCCCACTTCCTCACCAGTGCGCCGCAGCTGGAGCATTTGCCCCCTGTCGACCTGCCTGAAATCGCTTTCGTCGGCCGCTCGAACGCGGGCAAATCGACCGCCATCAACACCCTCACGCAGCAGACGCGCCTGGCTTTCGCATCCAAGACGCCGGGCCGCACGCAGCACATCAACCTGTTCGGCATCGGCAAGCAGAAGGTCGATGACGCCGTGCTGGCCGACTTGCCCGGCTATGGCTACGCGGCCGTACCGAAAGAAGCCAAGCTGCGCTGGCAGCGCGTGATGGGCAACTACCTGATGACGCGCGAGAGCCTGCGCGGCGTGGTGCTGATGTGCGACCCGCGCCAAGGCCTGACCGAACTCGACGAGATCCTGCTCGACGTGATTCGCCCGCGGGTGGAGCAAGGGCTCAAGTTCCTGGTGCTGCTGACCAAGTCCGACAAGCTCACCCGCAGCGAAGCCGCCAAAGTGCTGTCGATTACGCGACTGAACGCCGGCGGCGGTGAGGTGAAACTGTTCTCGGCTTTGAAGAAGCAGGGCGTTGGCGAGGCAGCCGAACTGCTGTGGCGCTGGGTACATCCGGACGGAGCAACCACACCGGCCACGGCACCGGAGCCGCCGGCAACGCCAGAAGAGGCCTGA
- a CDS encoding c-type cytochrome → MKLFANILLAALVGIASSASFAADEHAAAPAAAEPAKPAKPDPAKGDTVFNATPANSQSCASCHNADGNSAIAANPKLAQQHPEYILKQLQDFKSGKRKSAIMKPLASALSDEDMRNIAWFVGSKKVKQGFSKDKDTIALGEKIYRGGIGDRQIPACAGCHSPNGAGMPAQYPRLGGQNAEYTVTQLTAFRDNVRLNSLPMTGVAAKLNDREIRAVADYIAGLR, encoded by the coding sequence ATGAAGTTGTTTGCCAATATTCTGCTTGCAGCCCTCGTGGGCATCGCATCCAGCGCGAGTTTTGCAGCCGATGAGCATGCAGCGGCCCCGGCCGCCGCAGAGCCCGCGAAGCCGGCCAAGCCCGATCCCGCCAAGGGCGACACGGTGTTCAACGCAACGCCGGCGAACAGCCAGAGCTGCGCTTCGTGCCACAACGCGGACGGCAACTCGGCCATTGCGGCCAACCCGAAGCTGGCGCAACAACATCCCGAATACATCCTCAAGCAGCTTCAGGACTTCAAGTCCGGCAAGCGCAAGAGCGCGATCATGAAGCCGCTGGCCTCGGCGCTGTCCGACGAAGACATGCGCAACATCGCCTGGTTCGTCGGCTCGAAGAAGGTCAAGCAGGGCTTCTCGAAAGACAAGGACACCATCGCCTTGGGCGAGAAGATCTACCGCGGCGGCATCGGTGATCGCCAGATCCCGGCCTGCGCCGGCTGCCACAGCCCCAACGGCGCCGGCATGCCTGCCCAGTACCCGCGCCTGGGCGGCCAGAACGCCGAATACACCGTGACCCAACTGACCGCCTTCCGCGACAACGTGCGGCTGAACAGCCTGCCGATGACCGGTGTGGCCGCCAAGCTGAATGATCGTGAAATCAGGGCCGTGGCCGACTACATCGCCGGCCTGCGCTGA
- a CDS encoding cytochrome c biogenesis protein ResB has product MSVSTHGLRVHRGPQVLRAGVELFSSMRFAIALLTIICIASIIGTVIKQHEPVNNYINQFGPFWAEFFRAARLDTIYSAWWFLLILLFLVISTTLCIARNTPRILVDLKTFKEDIRAQSLKAFGQRAETHLDEAPDAAANRIGQLLVSGGWKVKLQQREATGDGKSAGGWMVAARAGGAHKLGYIAAHSAIVLVCIGGLLDGDLVVRAQTWFNGKSVFTGGGMIADVAPEHRLSASNPTFRGNILVPEGGQGSVAILNQADGVLLQELPFSIELKKFIVDYYSTGMPKLFASEVVLHDRETGAQVPARIEVNHPASYKGVEIYQSSFDDGGSKVKLKAVPMAAAAKPFEVEGIIGGPSTEITNGKEKLTLEYAALRVINVENFADAGAMSSGADVRKVDLRHDIESRLGAANKVNKPKVLRNIGPSIGYKLRDAAGQAREYQNYMVPVDTGDGQPVFLLGMREKPEDPFRYLRVPADDQGSMDGFVRMRAALGDADTRARAIERYIAKASDPKRPEMAEQLRVSATRALALFAGSERAKADATTVGGWQAIAEFMEVNVPEAERERAGGVLVRILNDVLFEVLNLSREGAGLAAMPNDEKSQAYLTQAVLAISDAHFYPAPVAMMMTDFTQVQASVFQVARAPGKSVVYLGCLLLIIGIFAMLYVRERRLWVWLTPQGAGSADNGSNSTAATMAFSVNRKTIDSDREFEHLKYKLLALNKDEPATK; this is encoded by the coding sequence ATGTCAGTCTCCACCCATGGCCTTCGCGTCCATCGCGGCCCGCAGGTGCTTCGCGCAGGTGTGGAGCTGTTCTCGTCGATGCGCTTCGCGATCGCGCTGCTCACCATCATCTGCATCGCCTCGATCATCGGCACGGTGATCAAGCAGCATGAGCCGGTCAACAACTACATCAACCAGTTCGGCCCGTTCTGGGCGGAATTCTTCCGGGCCGCCCGGCTCGACACGATCTACAGCGCCTGGTGGTTCCTGCTGATCCTGCTGTTCCTCGTGATCAGCACCACGCTGTGCATCGCGCGCAACACGCCGCGCATCCTGGTCGACCTGAAGACCTTCAAGGAAGACATCCGCGCGCAGAGCCTCAAGGCCTTCGGCCAGCGCGCCGAGACCCACCTGGACGAAGCGCCCGACGCAGCGGCCAACCGCATCGGGCAATTGCTGGTCAGTGGCGGCTGGAAGGTCAAGCTGCAGCAGCGCGAGGCCACGGGCGACGGCAAGTCCGCCGGCGGCTGGATGGTCGCGGCGCGCGCCGGCGGCGCCCACAAGCTGGGCTATATCGCGGCCCACAGCGCGATCGTGCTGGTGTGCATCGGCGGTTTGCTCGACGGCGACCTCGTGGTGCGCGCCCAGACCTGGTTCAACGGCAAGAGCGTTTTCACCGGCGGCGGCATGATCGCCGACGTGGCGCCCGAGCACCGCCTCTCGGCCAGCAACCCGACCTTCCGCGGCAACATCCTTGTGCCCGAAGGCGGGCAGGGCAGCGTGGCCATCCTGAACCAGGCCGATGGCGTGCTGCTGCAGGAGCTGCCGTTCTCCATCGAGCTGAAGAAATTCATCGTCGATTACTACTCGACCGGCATGCCCAAGCTCTTCGCGAGCGAAGTGGTTCTGCATGACCGCGAGACCGGCGCGCAGGTGCCGGCGCGCATCGAGGTCAACCATCCGGCCAGCTACAAGGGCGTGGAGATCTACCAGTCCAGCTTCGACGACGGCGGTTCCAAGGTGAAGCTCAAGGCGGTGCCGATGGCAGCTGCGGCCAAGCCCTTCGAGGTCGAGGGCATCATCGGCGGCCCGAGCACCGAGATCACCAACGGCAAGGAAAAACTCACGCTCGAATACGCCGCCCTGCGCGTGATCAACGTCGAGAACTTCGCCGATGCCGGCGCCATGAGCAGCGGCGCTGACGTGCGCAAGGTCGACCTGCGGCACGACATCGAATCGCGCCTGGGGGCAGCCAACAAGGTCAACAAGCCCAAGGTGCTGCGCAACATCGGCCCGAGCATCGGCTACAAGTTGCGCGATGCCGCAGGGCAGGCGCGGGAATACCAGAACTACATGGTGCCGGTCGACACCGGCGACGGCCAGCCGGTGTTCCTGCTCGGCATGCGCGAGAAGCCCGAGGACCCGTTCCGCTACCTGCGCGTGCCGGCCGACGACCAGGGCTCGATGGACGGCTTCGTGCGCATGCGCGCCGCGCTCGGCGATGCCGACACCCGCGCACGCGCCATCGAGCGCTACATCGCCAAGGCGAGCGACCCCAAGCGCCCCGAGATGGCCGAGCAGTTGCGCGTGTCCGCCACCCGCGCGCTGGCGCTGTTCGCGGGCAGCGAGCGCGCCAAGGCCGACGCCACCACCGTGGGCGGCTGGCAGGCGATTGCCGAATTCATGGAAGTCAACGTGCCCGAGGCCGAGCGCGAGCGCGCCGGCGGCGTGCTGGTGCGCATCCTCAACGACGTGCTGTTCGAGGTGCTCAACCTGAGCCGCGAAGGCGCCGGCCTGGCGGCCATGCCGAACGACGAAAAATCACAGGCCTACCTGACGCAGGCCGTGCTGGCGATCAGCGATGCGCACTTCTATCCCGCGCCCGTCGCGATGATGATGACCGACTTCACCCAGGTGCAGGCCAGCGTGTTCCAGGTGGCGCGTGCCCCTGGCAAGAGCGTCGTCTATCTGGGCTGCCTGTTGCTGATCATCGGGATTTTTGCCATGCTGTACGTCCGCGAGCGCAGGCTGTGGGTGTGGCTGACGCCCCAGGGCGCCGGTTCCGCCGACAACGGCAGCAACTCCACGGCCGCCACGATGGCGTTCTCGGTCAACCGCAAGACCATCGACAGCGATCGCGAATTCGAGCATCTCAAGTACAAGCTGCTCGCACTGAACAAAGACGAACCGGCGACAAAATGA
- the ccsB gene encoding c-type cytochrome biogenesis protein CcsB — protein sequence MNTTTLTLNESWLSRRNLFDWVFAALVLAGGMFAFARYAGSMDYYEKPILAAATIAMISIGWFWRPLRVLALVVAAASLLAISSYQGDLARADSVFWLKYFLSSQSAILWMSVLFFMSTIFYWLGFFGGKQSDTFDAIGSRLAWAAVTMALIGTMVRWYESHQLGPDIGHIPVSNLYEVFVLFCWLTAAFYLYFEERYNTRALGAFVMLVVSAAVGFLLWYTIVREAHEIQPLVPALQSWWMKLHVPANFIGYGTFSLAAMVAFAYLIKEQASETRWYKLTPIWLLGVALCFVPVAFRQRVQEAGGSYWVVYAGISALIAAGILLGRKRIAARLPANEVLDDVMYKSITVGFAFFTIATVLGALWAADAWGGYWSWDPKETWALIVWLNYAAWLHMRLVKGLRGTVAAWWALGGLAVTTFAFLGVNMFLSGLHSYGTL from the coding sequence ATGAACACCACGACCCTCACGCTCAATGAAAGCTGGCTCTCGCGCCGCAACCTGTTCGACTGGGTTTTTGCGGCGCTGGTGCTGGCAGGTGGCATGTTCGCCTTCGCGCGCTATGCGGGGTCGATGGACTACTACGAGAAGCCCATCCTTGCCGCTGCGACGATCGCGATGATTTCCATCGGTTGGTTCTGGCGTCCGCTGCGGGTGCTGGCCCTGGTGGTGGCGGCGGCGTCGCTGCTGGCCATCAGTTCGTACCAGGGCGACCTGGCGCGTGCCGACTCGGTGTTCTGGCTCAAGTACTTCCTGTCGAGCCAGTCGGCCATCCTCTGGATGAGCGTGCTGTTCTTCATGAGCACGATCTTTTACTGGCTCGGCTTCTTCGGCGGCAAGCAGTCCGACACCTTCGATGCGATCGGCTCGCGCCTGGCCTGGGCCGCCGTCACGATGGCGTTGATCGGCACCATGGTGCGCTGGTACGAAAGCCACCAGCTTGGCCCGGACATCGGCCACATCCCGGTCAGCAACCTGTACGAAGTGTTCGTGCTTTTCTGCTGGCTGACGGCTGCGTTCTATCTGTACTTTGAAGAGCGCTACAACACGCGCGCTCTTGGTGCCTTCGTGATGCTGGTGGTCAGCGCGGCGGTCGGCTTCCTGCTCTGGTACACGATCGTGCGCGAGGCGCATGAAATCCAGCCGCTGGTGCCTGCGTTGCAAAGCTGGTGGATGAAGCTGCATGTACCGGCCAACTTCATCGGCTATGGCACTTTCTCGCTCGCGGCGATGGTGGCCTTTGCCTATCTCATCAAGGAGCAGGCCAGCGAGACGCGCTGGTACAAGCTCACGCCGATCTGGCTGCTGGGCGTGGCGCTGTGCTTTGTGCCGGTGGCCTTCCGCCAGCGCGTGCAAGAAGCCGGTGGCAGCTATTGGGTGGTGTATGCCGGCATCTCTGCGCTCATCGCGGCCGGTATCCTGCTCGGTCGCAAGCGCATTGCCGCCCGCCTGCCCGCGAATGAAGTGCTCGACGACGTGATGTACAAATCGATCACGGTCGGCTTTGCCTTCTTCACCATCGCCACCGTGCTCGGTGCCCTGTGGGCTGCCGATGCCTGGGGCGGCTACTGGAGCTGGGACCCGAAGGAAACCTGGGCGCTGATCGTCTGGCTCAACTACGCGGCCTGGCTGCACATGCGACTCGTGAAGGGGCTGCGCGGCACCGTGGCGGCCTGGTGGGCGCTGGGCGGGTTGGCGGTGACCACCTTCGCCTTCCTCGGCGTCAACATGTTCCTGAGCGGCCTGCACAGCTACGGCACCTTGTAG
- the msrP gene encoding protein-methionine-sulfoxide reductase catalytic subunit MsrP, producing MSFHSRPQRRSTDSGFIHPLSSEITPRAAYEGRRDLLKLMAGGAAGAALAGFASRQALAQTVRPNKLAPLPGAKSAVPGAMSMDKLTDYKDASSYNNFYEFGTDKADPAKNAGTLKTRPWTVEVEGLVKKPGKYGIEDLLKLSAQEERIYRLRCVEGWSMVIPWVGYSLAELIKKVEPQGNAKFIEFVTLADPKTMPFVGSHVLDWPYTEGLRMDEAMHPLTLLAFGMYGEVLPNQNGAPVRLVVPWKYGFKSGKSIVKIRFVEKEPSTAWNKAAANEYGFYSNVNPNVDHPRWSQATERRIGDGGGLFAKRRKTEMFNGYEAQVGQLYAGMDLKKNF from the coding sequence ATGTCGTTCCATTCCCGTCCGCAACGTCGCTCCACAGACAGCGGCTTCATCCATCCGCTGTCGAGCGAGATCACACCGCGCGCTGCGTACGAAGGCCGGCGCGACCTGCTCAAGCTGATGGCCGGCGGCGCGGCGGGCGCGGCACTGGCGGGTTTCGCATCGCGCCAGGCCCTGGCCCAGACGGTGCGCCCCAACAAGCTCGCGCCGCTGCCGGGCGCCAAGTCGGCTGTGCCGGGTGCGATGTCGATGGACAAGCTCACCGACTACAAGGACGCGTCGAGCTACAACAACTTCTACGAGTTCGGCACCGACAAGGCCGATCCGGCCAAGAATGCCGGCACGCTGAAGACGCGGCCGTGGACCGTGGAAGTGGAAGGGCTGGTCAAGAAGCCGGGCAAGTACGGCATCGAAGACCTGCTCAAGCTCAGCGCGCAGGAAGAGCGCATCTACCGCCTGCGTTGTGTCGAAGGCTGGTCGATGGTCATTCCGTGGGTGGGCTATTCGCTGGCCGAACTGATCAAGAAGGTCGAACCGCAGGGCAACGCCAAGTTCATCGAGTTCGTGACGCTGGCCGACCCCAAGACCATGCCCTTCGTGGGCTCGCACGTGCTCGACTGGCCTTACACCGAAGGCTTGCGCATGGACGAGGCGATGCATCCGCTGACGCTGCTGGCTTTCGGCATGTACGGCGAGGTGCTGCCCAACCAGAACGGCGCGCCGGTACGTCTCGTGGTGCCGTGGAAGTACGGCTTCAAGTCGGGCAAGTCGATCGTCAAGATCCGCTTTGTCGAAAAAGAGCCGAGCACCGCATGGAACAAGGCGGCCGCCAACGAGTACGGTTTCTATTCGAACGTGAACCCGAACGTCGACCATCCGCGCTGGAGCCAAGCTACCGAGCGCCGCATCGGCGACGGCGGCGGCCTGTTCGCCAAGCGTCGCAAGACCGAGATGTTCAATGGCTACGAAGCCCAGGTCGGCCAGCTCTATGCAGGCATGGACCTGAAGAAGAACTTCTGA
- a CDS encoding sulfite oxidase heme-binding subunit YedZ → MNKLLMHPATKPVIFLLCLLPFVRLGYGAFTDGLGANPAEFLIRATGDWTLRFICIVLAVTPLRVIGKWNALARYRRMLGLFAYFYVVLHLLCYSWFDMGFEWGDIAKDIAKRPFILVGFSAFVLLTPLAATSFNRAIKAMGAKRWQMLHKLVYVIAGLGLLHFFWMRAGKNNFAEVFIYVAIIAVLLGWRVWNFASKRKAKQPVGAARGGEKPLRSTTTG, encoded by the coding sequence ATGAACAAGCTGCTCATGCATCCGGCGACCAAGCCGGTCATCTTCCTGTTGTGCCTGCTGCCGTTCGTGCGGCTGGGCTACGGCGCATTCACGGACGGGCTCGGGGCCAATCCGGCCGAGTTCCTGATCCGCGCGACCGGTGACTGGACGCTGCGCTTCATCTGCATCGTGCTGGCGGTGACGCCGCTGCGCGTCATCGGCAAATGGAACGCGCTGGCGCGCTACCGCCGCATGCTGGGGCTGTTCGCGTACTTCTACGTGGTGCTGCACCTGCTGTGCTACAGCTGGTTCGACATGGGTTTCGAGTGGGGCGACATCGCCAAGGACATCGCGAAGCGGCCGTTCATCCTGGTGGGCTTCTCGGCCTTCGTGCTGTTGACGCCGCTGGCCGCCACTTCGTTCAACCGCGCGATCAAGGCGATGGGCGCCAAGCGCTGGCAGATGCTGCACAAGCTGGTCTATGTGATCGCGGGGCTCGGCCTGCTGCACTTCTTCTGGATGCGGGCGGGCAAGAACAACTTTGCCGAGGTGTTCATCTACGTCGCGATCATCGCGGTGCTGCTTGGCTGGCGCGTGTGGAACTTCGCGAGCAAGCGCAAGGCGAAGCAGCCGGTGGGCGCGGCGCGTGGCGGCGAGAAACCGCTGCGCAGCACCACGACCGGCTGA
- the lysA gene encoding diaminopimelate decarboxylase, translating into MASNVSPTALPGHPHIAQRDGALHIEGLALDALAREHGTPLFVYSKQWMLDALAAYQRGFEGRQTLICYAMKANSSLGVLRVFAEAGCGFDIVSGGELARVLAVGADPQKIIFSGVGKTRAEMRQALAANIACFNVESEAELDVLNEVAVAEGRRAPISIRINPNVDPKTHPYISTGLKGNKFGIAHDRAVEAYLHAARLPGLEVVGIDCHIGSQITEASPYLDACERVLDVVEAIEAAGVPIHHLDFGGGLGIDYNGETPPKADALWQQLLARLDARGFGQRKLVIEPGRSLVGNAGVCITEVLYTKPGEDKNFCIVDAAMNDLPRPAMYQAFHNIVPLRTRAGDAPTYDVVGPVCESGDWIGRDRALNVVAGDLLAVLSAGAYCMSMASNYNTRARAAEVLVSGASTKLIRRRETMEDQLRSEQIDG; encoded by the coding sequence ACATCGAAGGCCTTGCGCTCGACGCGCTGGCCCGCGAGCACGGCACTCCTCTTTTCGTCTATTCGAAGCAATGGATGCTGGATGCGCTGGCCGCCTACCAGCGTGGCTTCGAAGGCCGCCAGACGCTGATCTGCTATGCGATGAAGGCCAACTCGTCGCTGGGCGTGCTGCGCGTATTCGCCGAAGCCGGCTGCGGCTTCGACATCGTGTCGGGCGGCGAACTGGCGCGCGTGCTGGCGGTGGGTGCCGATCCGCAGAAGATCATCTTCTCGGGCGTGGGCAAGACCCGCGCGGAAATGCGGCAAGCCCTCGCCGCCAACATCGCCTGCTTCAACGTCGAGAGCGAAGCAGAACTCGACGTGCTCAACGAAGTGGCAGTGGCCGAAGGCCGCCGCGCGCCCATCAGCATCCGGATCAATCCAAACGTCGATCCGAAGACGCACCCCTACATCTCTACGGGCCTGAAGGGCAACAAGTTCGGCATCGCGCACGACCGTGCTGTCGAGGCCTACCTGCACGCCGCAAGGCTGCCGGGCCTCGAAGTGGTCGGCATCGATTGCCACATCGGCTCGCAGATCACGGAGGCCTCACCCTACCTCGATGCCTGCGAGCGCGTGCTCGACGTGGTCGAAGCCATCGAGGCCGCGGGCGTGCCGATCCATCATCTCGACTTCGGTGGCGGCCTGGGCATCGACTACAACGGCGAAACGCCACCCAAGGCCGATGCGCTCTGGCAGCAGTTGCTTGCGCGGCTCGATGCCCGCGGTTTCGGCCAGCGCAAGCTCGTCATTGAGCCTGGCCGCTCGCTGGTCGGCAACGCAGGCGTGTGCATCACCGAAGTGCTTTACACCAAGCCCGGTGAAGACAAGAATTTCTGCATTGTCGATGCGGCCATGAACGACCTGCCGCGTCCCGCGATGTACCAAGCCTTCCACAACATCGTGCCACTGCGCACCCGCGCCGGTGACGCACCGACCTACGACGTGGTCGGCCCGGTCTGCGAGAGCGGCGACTGGATCGGCCGCGACCGCGCGCTCAACGTGGTGGCCGGCGACCTGCTGGCCGTGCTGTCGGCGGGTGCGTACTGCATGAGCATGGCCAGCAACTACAACACGCGCGCCCGTGCTGCTGAAGTGCTGGTGAGCGGCGCCAGCACGAAGCTGATCCGCCGTCGCGAGACGATGGAAGACCAGCTGCGCAGCGAACAGATCGACGGCTGA